The following are encoded in a window of Fusarium oxysporum f. sp. lycopersici 4287 chromosome 5, whole genome shotgun sequence genomic DNA:
- a CDS encoding CMGC/SRPK protein kinase, which translates to MTEISDSPPPTPTAPFKRRLKNFTSPGENPAKYRPGGYHPVNLGDIFNDGQYKVIRKLGEGCFSIVWLAHDLRNSRYVALKILVSDQADQSQEVEILHHLAKIAPSEAPQRTTQILAEFEHKGPNGTHKCLVFEPMGPSVNQMILEFAYREDKFPSEIKYPPQMAKRILRDSLKGLAFLHKNGISHADFQPGNMLFSLNNIDSCDEAALCQEETPDEEYRIERLDGKKDKWAPEYLLTAEPLASHTSIDENLEVKLADMGGAYFLNDPPEEPVVPRALRAPELVLKGEFDKAQDIWSFGCLVFELIAGRHLFYICGPFKDETEPDDEHLLEIQDRLGPLPDELYSHWKTSSRYYTKDRQLYNWALGGVEEGEEPNMPKPSMLSTMEEAFDKEGPEMTEDEAQEVKKLIRWIIQYDPAKRPSAEEILRHPWFAEDSSEKAE; encoded by the exons ATGACAGAAATAAGCGACTCTCCTCCACCAACGCCAACGGCTCCTTTCAAACGGAGGTTGAAGAACTTCACATCCCCTGGCGAGAATCCCGCGAAATACCGCCCCGGAGGCTACCACCCGGTTAATCTAGGTGATATCTTCAATGATGGCCAGTACAAGGTTATTCGGAAACTTGGAGAAGGGTGTTTCTCTATTGTCTGGCTCGCCCACGACTTAAG GAACTCTCGATACGTGGCTCTGAAGATTCTTGTCTCAGACCAGGCGGACCAATCCCAGGAGGTGGAAATACTGCACCATCTTGCCAAGATTGCTCCCTCGGAAGCACCTCAGAGGACCACGCAGATTCTCGCAGAGTTTGAACACAAAGGCCCCAACGGCACGCACAAATGTCTCGTGTTTGAACCAATGGGCCCTTCCGTCAATCAAATGATTCTGGAATTTGCTTACAGAGAGGACAAGTTTCCGAGTGAGATAAAGTATCCGCCCCAGATGGCAAAACGCATCCTCAGGGACTCCTTGAAAGGGTTGGCTTTTCTTCATAAGAATGGTATCTCTCACGCAGACTTTCAGCCTGGAAATATGCTGTTCTCGCTCAACAACATTGATTCCTGCGATGAGGCGGCCCTATGCCAGGAGGAGACGCCGGACGAGGAATACCGAATTGAGAGActtgatggcaagaaggataAATGGGCACCCGAGTATCTGTTGACCGCAGAGCCACTGGCTAGCCACACGAGTATTGATGAAAACCTCGAAGTTAAACTAGCCGATATGGGTGGTG CATACTTCCTCAACGACCCCCCCGAGGAACCGGTAGTCCCTCGTGCCCTTCGCGCTCCAGAGCTAGTCCTCAAAGGAGAATTCGACAAGGCTCAGGATATCTGGAGCTTCGGATGTCTTGTTTTTGAGTTGATCGCTGGACGACATCTTTTCTACATATGTGGTCCATTCAAAGACGAGACCGAACCAGACGATGAGCATCTTCTTGAGATTCAGGATAGGCTTGGCCCATTACCCGATGAGCTTTACAGCCACTGGAAGACTTCCTCGCGCTACTACACCAAGGATAGACAACTGTACAATTGGGCgcttggtggtgttgaggagggtGAAGAGCCGAATATGCCGAAACCGTCTATGCTGTCTACTATGGAGGAAGCCTTCGATAAGGAGGGCCCAGAGATGACAGAGGATGAGGCGCAGGAGGTTAAGAAGCTCATTCGATGGATTATTCAGTATGATCCTGCCAAGAGACCATCGGCTGAAGAGATCCTCCGTCACCCATGGTTTGCAGAAGATTCAAGTGAGAAGGCAGAGTAA
- a CDS encoding murein transglycosylase, giving the protein MKLVLITGLFSAILATAQLTGPVGPLTALSQKTHECNILDYGAVNDNSTDIADAIEKTFKTCVLPHAGSRLIVPDGQYLIKRSVVLSNGTNWAFQLDGLITLAYGGNWTVDRKLVLQGFAGVELLNATINGEGDGQFLQNGLTIINPVDFEFYSQNGKGAIQGQGYIYRNLANTFRPRLVRIISPINTSVHDLILVDSPKFHIVFDFAENLEVYHLTIRGANLGSYDGVDVVGTNYWIHDIEVTNRDECVSVKSPSNHALIENLVCNQAGSGISIGSLNVSASIANIHARNINIIQGNNIAFIKTYPGGSGHVTNITFENFRSKASLYGLDINQYWQNTFEPDTGAVALSNLVFKNFSGSVADGSKRPPLFLVANDLSFATNVTVEDFSIWTESGSSVVNKISNIFGHGDNSYGQANGIKSLSSGQAPTAYTSTYTVTATPTGWAAPSFPTWAAASTGYGTDVPIPVYTPAALWKPEGDYDKHYWGSF; this is encoded by the exons ATGAAACTCGTTCTCATCACAGGCTTATTCTCAGCCATCCTGGCAACCGCCCAACTCACAGGTCCCGTCGGCCCCCTCACAGCCCTCTCCCAAAAGACCCATGAGTGCAACATTCTCGACTACGGCGCTGTAAACGACAACTCCACTGATATAGCAGACGCCATCGAGAAGACCTTCAAGACCTGCGTCCTCCCACACGCTGGAAGCCGTTTAATTGTCCCAGACGGACAGTACCTGATCAAACGCTCAGTCGTTCTGTCAAACGGTACAAATTGGGCGTTTCAGCTCGATGGACTTATCACTTTGGCGTATGGTGGGAACTGGACTGTTGATCGTAAGTTGGTATTGCAGGGCTTTGCGGGAGTTGAGCTGCTGAACGCAACTATCAATGGCGAAGGTGATGGGCAATTCTTGCAGAATGGACTCACCATTATAAATC CTGTCGACTTTGAGTTTTACTCGCAGAATGGAAAGGGTGCCATTCAGGGACAGGGATACATCTACAGAAACTTGGCAAA TACTTTCCGTCCCCGTCTTGTCAGAATAATTTCACCCATCAACACTTCTGTTCACGACCTCATTCTCGTTGACAGCCCAAAGTTTCACATCGTCTTTGACTTTGCAGAGAACCTCGAGGTATATCACCTCACCATCCGAGGGGCCAACCTGGGTTCTTATGATGGGGTTGACGTGGTTGGCACAAATTATTGGATCCACGATATCGAG GTGACAAACCGAGACGAATGTGTGTCGGTGAAAAGCCCTTCCAACCATGCTCTCATCGAGAACTTGGTTTGCAACCAAGCTGGTTCCGGCATCTCGATTGGCAGTCTTAACGTGTCAGCATCTATCGCCAATATC CATGCACGcaatatcaacatcatccagGGAAACAATATTGCTTTTATCAAGACTTACCCCGGAGGCTCTGGTCACGTTACCAATATCACTTTTGAGAACTTCCGATCCAAGGCATCTCTCTACGGCCTTGATATCAACCAGTATTGGCAGAACACGTTTGAGCCTGATACCGGGGCTGTAGCTTTGAGTAACCTAGTCTTTAAGAACTTCTCCG GATCTGTCGCCGATGGTTCCAAGAGACCTCCTCTCTTCCTAGTAGCCAACGATCTATCATTCGCGACCAACGTCACAGTCGAAGACTTCAGCATCTGGACTGAATCTGGATCCTCAGTCGTCAACAAGATCAGCAACATCTTCGGCCACGGCGATAATTCTTATGGACAGGCGAACGGCATCAAGTCGCTTTCTTCTGGCCAGGCACCTACCGCATACACCAGCACTTACACTGTAACCGCTACACCTACCGGCTGGGCAGCTCCATCATTCCCTACGTGGGCTGCGGCAAGCACTGGTTATGGAA CTGATGTGCCCATTCCGGTTTATACGCCGGCTGCTCTGTGGAAGCCGGAGGGTGACTATGACAAGCATTACTGGGGATCCTTTTGA